The nucleotide window TTAAAGACACTCCAAGGCCCGGACATGCTGATTTTACGTATATGGCCCGTTACGGAATGAGGGACCACCGTGGTGGAGGCAGATCTTCAGCCCGGGAAACAATAGGCAGAGTCGCAGGCGGAGCTCTTGCAAAACTCCTGCTTTCCAGGTTCGGAATCCGAATTGTAGGGCATGTGCTTGAACTTGGAGCCATCCGTGCAAAGCCCCTCTCCTTTGAAGAGATTCTTGAAAACGTAGAAAAGACCCCAGTGCGCTGTGCGGATCTAGATGCTGCCGGAAAAATGCTTGAGAAAGTTTCTGCCCTTAGGCAGGAAGGAGACAGTATCGGAGGCATTGTCGAGCTTATTATAAAAGGTGTGCCTGCCGGCCTTGGAGAACCTGTCTTTGACCGACTGGATGCTGACCTTGCAAAAGCACTGATGAGTATTCCTGCCGTCAAAGGTTTTGAAATAGGAGCCGGATTTGAAGCTGCTCGCCTGCGCGGAAGTGAAATGAACGATCCTTTCCGGATCGAGGATGGAAAAATAACCACTTTGAGTAATAACGCAGGCGGGATTCTAGGAGGAATTTCAACCGGACTGGACATTGTCTGCAGGGCAGCAGTAAAGCCAACCCCATCCATAGGAAAAGTTCAGCAGACAGTTGACCTCAAAACCCTGGAAAACACTGAAATTGCAATCAAAGGCCGGCATGATCCTACAATTCCTCCGCGAATGGTTCCGGTTGCCGAAGCCATGGTTGCCCTTGTGCTTGCAGACCATATGCTCAGGAGTGGATTTATTAATCCCAGTACTTTGCTGAAATAAAAGGATGCAACGAAACTGAATCCAAATCTACAAAAATATCCATTGCAACTGATGACGTTCCAACTGATACCATTTTAACTGATGACGTTCCAACTGATACCGTTTTAACTGATGACGTTCCAACTGATACCATTTTAACTGATGCCAGATTTTCAGAAATGATCAGAATAGTTTTCAAAATAATAAGGTAGCTTTGCGTTTACCCATATTTTTTGTGACTATCTACCCGTTTTTTTTGTGACTTTCCTTTATAATTCACTTGACAATAAGCATTCTCCTTAGAAAATCCTTTTTAACTCTTTCCACCGCAAAATCTTTTCAGGTTTCACAGCAAATTCTTTTTCTTTTTGTTCTTGAAAAATGACCTCTTTTAACTAAATGTTCTGCTTTTTATCGAAATTTATTTCCTTTACCAAATCCGAGTCAAAAAAGAACCTAAAAGAGCCCAAAAAAGTCAAAAAAGAGCCCAAAAAATCTGGTACTGGATTTCAACTTTTATTGGTAAAACTGTCATGCAAAGGGCCACAAAAGTATGAGGTCACAGTTTCCGTATTTCAGGAAAATAGTTACGGTCTATATCGTCATATAAGCTTTCTGTCCAAAGTCTCTAACAATTAAAGGTCAAGAAACAGCTATAATTGGAATACAATGTGAGAAGAATAAGTTTGAAGATTTGGTTAGAAAAACTTATAAAGTGTGTGCTTAAATTAAATTATAGAGTTCAATTTATTTTAAAGTTATTAGTTATTAAATTTGTATTTACTTTTGCAGTTTCGAGGGATCTTAGTTGAAAATGAGGGCATTGATAGTTATCTGCTTGCTTATAGTATCACTGATACTTGAATCAGGTTGCATTGGCAGTAGCAGTGAGCCAGTCAAAGAAACAAAATTAGTTAATGAGACAAAGCTTGAGGATGAAACAAACAATCAAACTAGCTCATATAATTCCACCGAAAAAGATGTTTCTGTAGAGAACTCATCTGAAAAGAGCAAAAATTCCCTTACACTTGAAGGGCAAAGCTCCTTTTCTAACTACTACAATAAGAAAAATCTGCAGTTTGAAGCTGCAGTTCCCACTTATTCCTTACCTCTGCAGGATTCCGAAATTGCAAATTATTATCAGTTTACCCAAAAGATTCCCCTAACTAACGAGGAAAAGGATTTACTATACAAAAATGGTGTTATTGTAATCGAAAATGAAACTGCTGAAAACTCACTTACAGTAGGACAGACACTCGTAAATGAAACTTACAAGGACCTGAAAGTGGCTGATATTCCTATTTTTATCACATCTGACTCTCTTCTTCACCTTTATCATATCCAGTTTGATGAAACACTAAAAAGAGTAGAAGAAAAGGAATTTTACGATGACCTGTGGAAACTTGATAAAGCTCTCCTTGAAGCTTCCATAGAGGATTATAATGGAGCATCAGAGGTAGAAAAAGAAGCTGCAAGAAGAAACGTTGCATACTTTACAGTTGCTTTGAGCCTTCTTGAACCGAAACCTGAACAGATAGCAGAAAATTCGGGAATTGCAGAAGAAAATACACCCTTCTATTCGGGGGACGCGAAAGATTACAGTATAGAAGTCCCTTCATTTGTAAAGGATGATGTTGAAGCCGAACTAAGTCTGATAGAAGCTCATGAAGGTTCTGCAATTTCTCCGATTTTTAAGTATAGTGAAGATTACTCTCAGTACACTCCACGGGGGCATTACACAAATTCAGAGAAATTGAAAAACTACTTCAAAACCATGATGTGGCACGGTAGAATGAGTATGCTACTTCGATCAGATGTAATTGCTGCAGAAAACTCGGAAAATGAAGCGAAAATTCAGACCATTCAGGCTCTTTTGATTTCGGACCATTTTGACAGGGACAAAGACCTTCAGGCAAGATGGAACAGAATCTACAGCGTGACGGCCTTCTATGTTGGTTTTTCCGACGACCTCGGACCTTATGAATATACGAAGGTTCTGGATACTGTTTTTGGAAATGACAGATACGGAGTAAGCTTCGACAACAAAAGTCTTACAGCACTGAAGACCGAGCTGGAAAAATATGAAAGCCCAAAAATCTACAGCGGAACAGGGGGAGTAGTTCAGGCAGGCTCTGAAACCGAAAACAAAACTCTTGAGGCTACAAAAGGGTTCAGGTTCATGGGTCAGCGGTATACTCCAGACTCGTATATTCTCCAGAAACTAAAACCTCCAGCCCTGAACATTATGGACCTTCTAGGTTCTGAAAGAGCAAGAGAACACTTGAAAAACCAGGGTATTTCTGAGAATGAAGAATACAAAAAAGCTCACATATATCTGGAAAATGAATTTGGAGCTTTTAACGAAGAGGACTGGAATAAAAATCTTTACTGGGCTCAACTGTACGCTTTAAAACCTCTCCTAATAAGTTCTCCAGAGGGTTATCCTACGTTTATGCAGACTGAAGCCTGGGAAGATAAACAGCTTAACACAGCTCTTGCTTCCTGGACTGAACTCAGGCATGATACTATTCTCTATGCAAAGCAGGAATACTTTACAGGCCCTCCCCAGGTACCACCAGAAGAAAAACCTGTTCAGGGATATGTGGAACCAGTTCCCGAATTCTATGCAAGGATGCTTGCCCTTACAAAAATGGCACATACCGGACTGACTGAAATGGAAGTACTTGACATGCAGTCTGATGAAGATTTTACAACTCTTGAAAACACACTTGAAAAACTACTGGAAATCTCGATTAAAGAGCTTGAAAACAAAGAGCTGACAGATAAAGAGTATAAGTTCATCAGGAACTTTGGGCAAAATATAGCTCCAATGCTTGAGAATGTGGATATAAAGTCTCAGAACTCAATTCTGGTTGCGGATGTCTGTACATCTCCTGCTGGAGTTTTGGAAGAAGGGACCGGAAAACTGAATCTCATAATAGTAGCCTATAAACAGCCTGATGGAAGGATTGTTCTCGGAGCAGGCCCTGTGATGAGTTATTATGAGTTCTGGCAGCCCCCAGGACAGAGGTTGACAGATGAAGAATGGAGAGAAGACGTTTTCGAAAACAACTGTCCTGAAAGGCCAGATTGGGTGAAGTCTTTTAAGGTGTAAAAGATATTATTATGGATAATTAATTTTTTATGGATAGTTGATCTTTTTCATCTATTTTTTCATTTTAAGGGTACTCTTGCCTAGTTCAGAAAAAAACATGTAATATACTAGATTTCTAAAACTCGAAAAGGCAAGTACAAAAATAAAAAGGCGAGAGGTAAAAGAGGGATAATTCTGGAAGGAAGTAAATTGTTTTCGCTAATAATTATCGGTTTATTCTCGGCAATTTTTCTTTTATCCCTCTATGAATCCGGTGACTTGTCCTGGGTTACAAATGACGATATTGGTAACTGTGGTGGAGAAAACAGACTGGCTCCTTCAGATGTAATGCAAAGAATATATGAAAATGATAGCGCTTTTCAAAATTTGACAAAAGGAAATTATAATTACGAAGGTGGAGGGATCTTCAACGAAACCGGGGAATCCATAGGGTATATTCGAATAAACTACTTTTATGAAGTAACTATTGAGATGCAAAACGGTACGGTACTAAAATCTATTGAGACAGAGAATTCTCTTGAAGATCTCTACAAAGAAGCAGATGCTCAAAACAGATCTATATCCATTTATCCGCAAATAACAGGTGGTGAATTCTATATGATAACTATTGACACGCCAAACGAGACCGTGAAGTCGATTGAAAAGGTGGATGAATTGCCTGAATGGACTACAGAAACTGTAATTGAAGAAGTTTCGGAAGATGAACCTTAAGATGTACTCGGAATCATTGTTTCAGGAAAAACCATCTATAAAGTCTCAAGGTTCTTTTTTCTCATAGAAAATACTAACAGCAATTAAACATGAATTGTTTAATGATCTGGTCAAAAAGTTTACAATTTATATAGTACATCTTTGAAAAATGTTTAGTGAAGCTCAAAATGATATTGAGAGGTTTCATTGTATGAAAGAGACAACCTCGATTCTAAATAAAGCCCTGGATGTAATCGGAATTTTATTTGGACTTATATTATTTTATTCTTGGATCATATTTATATATAGTGTAAAAATGTCATTTTTTTCAGAAACGACATTTGTAAATGGCAATGAAATAACTATGGCTTCAAATTGGGGTCAAATAGACCAATGGCTTGGAGCAGGTCTTATTTTATTTTTTTTGATGTTTGGACACTATTTATTGTGTAGTAAGAATATGAGCAGAATTGAAAAAAATAGTGACATCAACGGTATAAAAAGCTCATTAATAGGCTTTATTTTGTGGCTATTTATAACAATAATTACTTTCTTATTTAATATTACTATTCCTTATTCTCTCAATATAGGTGGTGGATACATTATATTAATTTTCATTTATTTATTAATGAGAAAGAATCTATATGCAACTTCAGATTTCGAGCGATAACAGAATAGTTTTGGCATGTAACTTACATTATAACTTTTTGCCTTTCTTTACATATACTCAATCGGTCTCCAGCTCTATTCAACATCTATAGAACCAAAGTAGTTCGTATATCAGATTATGTTCCACATTCATGAAATTGAAGCCTGGAAATAAGCAGCTTGGCACAGTCCTTTCCTCCTGGACGGAACTCAATAAACCTGTATATAGTAAGAGAAAAAGACACTGGATA belongs to Methanosarcina barkeri 3 and includes:
- a CDS encoding DUF3160 domain-containing protein, translated to MRALIVICLLIVSLILESGCIGSSSEPVKETKLVNETKLEDETNNQTSSYNSTEKDVSVENSSEKSKNSLTLEGQSSFSNYYNKKNLQFEAAVPTYSLPLQDSEIANYYQFTQKIPLTNEEKDLLYKNGVIVIENETAENSLTVGQTLVNETYKDLKVADIPIFITSDSLLHLYHIQFDETLKRVEEKEFYDDLWKLDKALLEASIEDYNGASEVEKEAARRNVAYFTVALSLLEPKPEQIAENSGIAEENTPFYSGDAKDYSIEVPSFVKDDVEAELSLIEAHEGSAISPIFKYSEDYSQYTPRGHYTNSEKLKNYFKTMMWHGRMSMLLRSDVIAAENSENEAKIQTIQALLISDHFDRDKDLQARWNRIYSVTAFYVGFSDDLGPYEYTKVLDTVFGNDRYGVSFDNKSLTALKTELEKYESPKIYSGTGGVVQAGSETENKTLEATKGFRFMGQRYTPDSYILQKLKPPALNIMDLLGSERAREHLKNQGISENEEYKKAHIYLENEFGAFNEEDWNKNLYWAQLYALKPLLISSPEGYPTFMQTEAWEDKQLNTALASWTELRHDTILYAKQEYFTGPPQVPPEEKPVQGYVEPVPEFYARMLALTKMAHTGLTEMEVLDMQSDEDFTTLENTLEKLLEISIKELENKELTDKEYKFIRNFGQNIAPMLENVDIKSQNSILVADVCTSPAGVLEEGTGKLNLIIVAYKQPDGRIVLGAGPVMSYYEFWQPPGQRLTDEEWREDVFENNCPERPDWVKSFKV
- the aroC gene encoding chorismate synthase, translating into MAGNVFGQMFRITTWGESHGRAVGVVVDGLPAGLPFSEVDIQKELDRRRPGQSEVSTPRHEADRVEILSGIFEGMSTGTPVSMLVWNSDARSSAYDAIKDTPRPGHADFTYMARYGMRDHRGGGRSSARETIGRVAGGALAKLLLSRFGIRIVGHVLELGAIRAKPLSFEEILENVEKTPVRCADLDAAGKMLEKVSALRQEGDSIGGIVELIIKGVPAGLGEPVFDRLDADLAKALMSIPAVKGFEIGAGFEAARLRGSEMNDPFRIEDGKITTLSNNAGGILGGISTGLDIVCRAAVKPTPSIGKVQQTVDLKTLENTEIAIKGRHDPTIPPRMVPVAEAMVALVLADHMLRSGFINPSTLLK